The sequence below is a genomic window from Denitratisoma sp. DHT3.
CCATGAGCAGAACGGTCAACCAATGTTGAGCCCTGATGAGGGGAGGCCAGTTGTTGTTTCGCATCGCGTCATCCCAAACTGAAGTTGCTGTGAACTTTAGACGAATACCATTGATGGAATCTTAAAGTGAATACCCGGATATGGGTTGAAAAGTCGCAGGGCCGTCGCATGCATCCTCAGCACTTCATGGCCGGCATGCATGCCCTGCTTGGGTTGGATCGGGTCTCGACATCCGGGTGATGTCGGCGGATCAAGCCGCGTCAGTATTTGAGTTCGAGGCGCGCCGCCCAGGTGAGGTAGGTCTTGGTCACCGTCCTTGCCACTTGATCGATCGGGCCAAAGGTGGCCTGGTTCGCCGTTGCGTAATCGGCATGGAGAAGGTTGGAAGCCGACAGCCGTAGCTGCGTATTCGGATCGAAACGCCAAAGCGCGTAGAGATCGAAAACGCGTTTCAGACCCTGGCCGTAGATCTGGTTGTCGGTTTGCTGGACCGAGTAGGCCGGTGTCCAGTTCATGTTGCCGCCCAGGGTCAGGGGCAGGCTGCGCAGGCGATAGTCGGCACCGAGGTTTGCCGTGAAGGTCGGTTGCTGATCCAGTCGATTGTTCGGACCGACCACCCCGTCGACATGAGACCAGAACCGGCTGTAGTTGGCGCGCAGATCGATCGGTGGCGCCTCCGGATAAACCTCGGGCAGCCTCAGTTTGGCTTCCAGTTCGAGTCCCTGGGTCACGGCCTGACCGAAATTCTGCGGAGAACTCAGCCACCGCTGTGACGGCGACCAGCCGACCGTCTGCAAGGACGTCACATTCCGGATCAGGTTTTCGATGTTCCGGCGGAAGCCGCCGATGCTGACCAGCCCGCCTTCGGAAAAATAATGCTCGTAGGCGAGGTCCAGTCCCCAGGCAAGTTCAGGCTTCAGGAAGGGATTGCCGGAGGTGTCGGGGCTCGTCGCGGTGTTCGTGCCCGATGCCGGGTAGCCGCTGGCAAGCCTAGGGCGCGGGACCAGGTTCGCCAGGGTCGGCGATTTGTAGCTTCGGGTCAGGCTCAGTCGTATCTGGTCCTTGCTCTCCTCGGTGAAGCGCCACACGCTGTGGAGGAGCGGGCTGGCGACGCTGCTGTCGTTTTCGATGGCGTTGTTCAGCCAGTCGCTCCGGGTATGGACGGATTCCCAGCGCAGCCCGGCGTAAGCCGACCACAGGGGCGTGACGTCCCAATCCCTCTGCCCGAAAAGGGCGTAGCGCCGGGTGCCGGCTTCCAGTGTCGTGCCGTATTGGGCCAGTTGGACCACGCCATCCTGCACGGTCGTGTCCGTTTCGTTGCGATGGCTCTGCTCGACTTCCCAGCCCAGGGAAAAACTTTGTCCCGGCTGCGTGGACTGCGTGTACTTGCCGGCATTGCTGAAACCGCTGTCGCGTATTCCGCTGTGGCTCAGGGTCGTATGGGCCGGAAGGCCGGCCGCATCGTATTCGTGCCGCGATGTCTGACTGCTGCTGTCCGCATAATTGCCGTTCAGGCGGATTTCGAGCCTGGCGTCGTTGTCGAGTTTGTGGCGCCAGGTACTCATGGCGCGAAACAGCGTACTGTCCGATTCGGTACGCCAATTGGCCGTACGGTAGATACCGTCGCCGATCGGTGTATCCCGCAGGGACGTGCCGAAAGTCGTGTTTCTCGAAGCCATCAGAAACGGCATGACGATCAGGCTGTCGCCGCCGGTCAGCTTCCAGTTCAGGCGGGTGCCGAGATGCAGGTTGTCGGAGATCGCCTGGCTTTTGTCCTGCTGCGTCTGGAGCAGGGTCGGGGTCGATGTCAGCGCATTGCGTGCTTCGGTATGGGTTTGCGTCTCCGAAGTTTGATTTCGATGGGCGACGTTGGCATTGATGTTGTAGCTGAAGTCGTTCAGCGTGTCGCCCCGCTGGAACGAGAAGGATGGCTGGAGGTGGCCGTTTTCCCAGCCCAGGGCGAAACGTCCTTGGTTGTCGCGCCGGACATGGTTTTCTCGCAACACGATATTGATGATGCCGGCGATGGCTCGGGCGCTATGCTCGGCAACCGGCGCCCGCATGATTTCGATCTGCTCGATCTGCTCCGGCGCCAGGGAATCCATGGAAAAACCCCGTGGCGCCGGTTCGCCGTTGATCAGGATCATGGTGTAGCCGTTACCCAGCCCCCGCATGCGGATGTCGCCTCCGCGCCCCGGTGTGCCGGACAAGGTGACGCCGGGCAGCCGCTTCAGAATGTCGCCGACGGAACTGTCTCCGTAGCGGTCCAATTCCTCTCGGCCATAGACGATTTTGGCCGCAGTCGAAAAGCGCCGCTTGTCCACATCCTTGATGGCTTTCGCCGTGATCAGGACGTCTTTCATGATGAGCACGGATTCTCCAGGGGCGCGGCGCGGACTCTGGGGGGCGGTGCCGTCGTCGGTTTCGGCGGCGATGGCTTCCATGCCATGGAGCGATAGGACGGCGATCCAATGGCATGCAAGGGACAGGGCGCGTGACAATTCGGTAACCTTTGTTCCGGCTGGCGGCGTAAGCGGCGCTGAGGTGTGCGGCGGGAGTTGATCCGGTGCGGTCGACCGGGCGAGAGCACCGGCCGCTGGCGTTTATAGCGTATTCCCTCCCGTGCCTCGGCATGCGATTGAGACAAAATATTTTCGGGGTGGCCGCCGCCGTGCGCGGCAGGTAAATGCAACGGCGCTGCAATCGTGGGTGGTCAGTCCGTTGCCGATGAAATCATGGTTAGCGCATGTCGGTCCGC
It includes:
- a CDS encoding TonB-dependent receptor plug domain-containing protein, translated to MKDVLITAKAIKDVDKRRFSTAAKIVYGREELDRYGDSSVGDILKRLPGVTLSGTPGRGGDIRMRGLGNGYTMILINGEPAPRGFSMDSLAPEQIEQIEIMRAPVAEHSARAIAGIINIVLRENHVRRDNQGRFALGWENGHLQPSFSFQRGDTLNDFSYNINANVAHRNQTSETQTHTEARNALTSTPTLLQTQQDKSQAISDNLHLGTRLNWKLTGGDSLIVMPFLMASRNTTFGTSLRDTPIGDGIYRTANWRTESDSTLFRAMSTWRHKLDNDARLEIRLNGNYADSSSQTSRHEYDAAGLPAHTTLSHSGIRDSGFSNAGKYTQSTQPGQSFSLGWEVEQSHRNETDTTVQDGVVQLAQYGTTLEAGTRRYALFGQRDWDVTPLWSAYAGLRWESVHTRSDWLNNAIENDSSVASPLLHSVWRFTEESKDQIRLSLTRSYKSPTLANLVPRPRLASGYPASGTNTATSPDTSGNPFLKPELAWGLDLAYEHYFSEGGLVSIGGFRRNIENLIRNVTSLQTVGWSPSQRWLSSPQNFGQAVTQGLELEAKLRLPEVYPEAPPIDLRANYSRFWSHVDGVVGPNNRLDQQPTFTANLGADYRLRSLPLTLGGNMNWTPAYSVQQTDNQIYGQGLKRVFDLYALWRFDPNTQLRLSASNLLHADYATANQATFGPIDQVARTVTKTYLTWAARLELKY